A window of the Coregonus clupeaformis isolate EN_2021a unplaced genomic scaffold, ASM2061545v1 scaf1960, whole genome shotgun sequence genome harbors these coding sequences:
- the LOC121560190 gene encoding uncharacterized protein LOC121560190, with translation MASFSFILPEDGHYSIKDNAVNSGWISMVTQLNTLEGPESESQNIRQSFAEILGDKYHYTNAINSSLLWTVGYTPYIPPVLKGRSFPSVESFFLDEWEPLTLQQTPRFCLVSQVLSTSVSIVENDLIQSAAGLVSQVLSTSVSIVENDRFQSATNLVSQDEDSTLRASNQPEVHVADVSTKGSRLTITISMGSTKSSHVALREVDASATSLEQSAEKMSTSTTDVNDISSTAAAKKKKRCGLFSSLWRALRGKNKKPAKVASKKEDEINKDESRLTCHHNTIQGDH, from the exons ATGGCAAGCTTTTCATTCATCCTCCCTGAAGACGGACATTATTCTATTAAGGACAACGCAGTTAACTCAG GGTGGATTTCAATGGTGACCCAACTCAACACCCTTGAAGGTCCAGAGTCAGAGAGTCAGAACATCCGTCAGAGCTTTGCAGAGATACTTGGCGACAAGTACCACTACACGAATGCCATCAACAGCTCTCTGCTCTGGACTGTTGGGTACACCCCCTACATTCCCCCAGTTCTGAAAGGAAGAAGCTTCCCCTCTGTCGAGAGCTTCTTCCTGGATGAGTGGGAGCCACTGACACTCCAGCAGACTCCcaggttct gcctagtgtctcaggttctgtccaccagtgtttccattgtggagaatgacctgatccagtctgctgcaggcctagtATCTCAGGTTCTGTCTACCAGTGTTTCCATTGTGGAGAATGACCGGTTCCAGTCTGCTACAAATCTAGTGTCTCAGGATGAGGACTCCACCCTGAGAGCCTCCAACCAACCTGAGGTCCATGTGGCTGATGTGTCAACCAAGGGAAGTAGACTTACCATCACTATTTCTATGGGTTCAACCAAGAGTAGCCATGTTGCTTTACGTGAAGTTGATGCTAGTGCTACCAGCCTGGAGCAGTCTGCTGAGAAAATGTCTACCTCTACTACTGATGTCAACGACATCTCATCAACTGCTGCtgccaagaagaagaagaggtgtGGATTATTCTCATCTCTCTGGAGAGCTCTCAGGGGGAAGAACAAGAAGCCT GCTAAAGTGGCTTCCAAGAAAGAGGATGAAATCAACAAGGATGAGAGCCGCCTCACCTGCCACCACAACACTATACAGGGAGATCACTGA